A single region of the Ptychodera flava strain L36383 chromosome 9, AS_Pfla_20210202, whole genome shotgun sequence genome encodes:
- the LOC139139672 gene encoding protein bangles and beads-like: MRLPTLKVLFILALLILALISYDEVEARRSRGRGRSRGRGRGRTRSKPRAKPKPKPKPKPKPKPETNCPAGCVCSGDTVKCQKAILTSTIPATFKNLESDRLAPSSMKKLFQFSPSIENLLITEGAGGFSEAPSDLFVSMKSMNTLTVNDIATGVLPNNFAEAVREAPSLKSIKIQNSRMECSCDLLNVMALRKIELLGDNIQPVQGCQNNGFPEDKYSYIQFGELCAELRNPKKVEPVPEPVQIPVEPIQPEEKPEPPVKVISKASVAEPVAPEAPKEAVKEVAKKIVPSELIRPLLPSIEKPVETKPVEETLPSDQVAILQHILEEQQPVVEEPVIVEEAVPPIPQQPIVEQPKIVEEAVPEEPVIVEEAVPPVPQQPVVEQPKIVEEAAPPVIVPEQPVVEEKPIIAEEAVPPAPQQPVVVAPKVVEEVAPHVPEQPVIAEPAIVEKVPPPAVPPQPVAEEPKVVEELAPPVPQEPVVEEPKTVVEEAPAVVEEVPPPVQAKPVIEESHNVVIQPPAPVAPIEIEKPAVEHPPKVAEEKPAEPVAPKEPEVIEEETEVTEEKVAPQPEEPAAPHEPVEVKPAEKEEPAPAPAKETVATFKEAEEEAKEEARKPEAPGEQKPLHLPVLDASAAKGLMEVLDNLQTVAEGKVAISLDINDPYELGLLLRYLRKRSGLLRNIGDSDVKKQVLDALDDDKKNT, translated from the exons ATGAGGTTACCAACTTTAAAGGTGTTGTTCATACTAGCATTGTTGATACTAGCCCTAATTTCTTATGACGAAGTTGAGGCAAGACGTTCTCGCGGTAGAGGACGTTCTCGAGGCCGGGGTCGAGGCCGGACAAGATCAAAACCCAGAGCAAAGCCGAAGCCGAAGCCAAAGCCGAAGCCGAAACCGAAACCGGAAACAAACTGTCCAGCTGGTTGCGTCTGTAGCGGAGATACAGTGAAATGTCAGAAGGCCATTCTAACCTCTACTATCCCAGCTACATTCAAAAACTT GGAAAGTGACCGACTCGCTCCCTCAAGCATGAAGAAACTGTTCCAGTTCAGCCCTTCGATCGAGAACTTGCT TATCACCGAAGGCGCCGGAGGTTTTTCCGAAGCACCATCAGACCTGTTCGTATCGATGAAGAGCATGAACACATT GACCGTTAACGACATCGCCACTGGAGTCCTGCCGAACAACTTCGCCGAGGCTGTGAGGGAAGCTCCTTCTCTGAAATCGAT CAAAATCCAAAACTCGAGGATGGAGTGCTCTTGCGATCTGTTGAACGTGATGGCTCTACGGAAAATCGAGTTGCTCGGTGACAACATACAACCCGTGCAGGGATGCCAGAACAACGGATTCCCTGAAGACAAGTACTCTTACATCCAGTTTGGAGAACTATGTG cCGAATTGAGGAACCCAAAGAAAGTTGAGCCCGTTCCAGAACCTGTGCAAATTCCCGTTGAGCCGATTCAGCCCGAGGAGAAACCCGAACCTCCAGTCAAGGTGATTTCCAAAGCAAGCGTAGCTGAACCTGTCGCTCCTGAAGCACCGAAAGAGGCGGTTAAAGAAGTGGCCAAGAAGATTGTCCCGTCTGAACTCATTCGACCACTACTGCCAAGCATCGAAAAGCCTGTCGAGACGAAGCCTGTCGAGGAAACTCTTCCTTCTGACCAAGTCGCCATCCTCCAACATATTCTGGAAGAGCAACAGCCTGTGGTAGAAGAGCCTGTCATCGTGGAAGAAGCTGTGCCCCCTATTCCACAACAGCCGATCGTTGAACAGCCGAAGATTGTCGAAGAGGCGGTGCCAGAAGAGCCTGTCATCGTGGAAGAAGCTGTGCCCCCTGTTCCACAACAGCCGGTCGTTGAACAACCGAAGATTGTCGAAGAGGCGGCGCCACCGGTTATTGTTCCAGAGCAGCCAGTCGTTGAAGAGAAGCCAATAATTGCGGAAGAGGCAGTCCCTCCAGCACCACAGCAGCCTGTCGTAGTGGCACCAAAGGTTGTCGAAGAAGTCGCACCACATGTTCCAGAACAACCTGTTATCGCAGAACCGGCCATCGTCGAAAAGGTACCACCGCCTGCCGTCCCACCACAGCCTGTTGCAGAAGAACCCAAGGTCGTCGAAGAGTTGGCACCCCCAGTGCCTCAGGAGCCAGTGGTTGAAGAACCAAAGACAGTAGTCGAAGAAGCTCCTGCTGTTGTCGAAGAGGTTCCTCCTCCCGTACAAGCTAAGCCTGTCATTGAGGAGTCTCATAACGTTGTGATTCAGCCCCCAGCGCCAGTCGCGCCCATCGAAATTGAAAAGCCTGCTGTTGAACATCCGCCGAAGGTTGCCGAAGAGAAACCCGCCGAGCCCGTCGCTCCGAAAGAACCAGAGGTCATCGAGGAAGAAACTGAGGTAACCGAAGAAAAAGTGGCCCCTCAACCCGAAGAACCCGCTGCTCCGCACGAACCAGTCGAAGTCAAACCAGCTGAGAAGGAAGAGCCCGCACCGGCTCCGGCGAAAGAGACAGTAGCTACTTTCAAGGAGGCTGAAGAAGAGGCGAAGGAAGAGGCAAGGAAGCCAGAAGCTCCCGGAGAGCAAAAACCACTACATCTCCCCGTCTTGGATGCGTCAGCAGCAAAGGGACTAATGGAAG TGCTGGACAATCTCCAAACTGTCGCTGAAGGCAAGGTGGCTATAAGCCTGGACATCAACGACCCTTACGAGCTGGGGCTGTTGCTGCGTTACCTACGCAAACGATCAGGACTCCTTCGCAACATCGGAGACAGTGACGTCAAGAAGCAAGTTTTGGATGCCCTTGATGACGACAAAAAGAACACTTAG